The Argentina anserina chromosome 3, drPotAnse1.1, whole genome shotgun sequence genome includes a region encoding these proteins:
- the LOC126787493 gene encoding putative pentatricopeptide repeat-containing protein At1g12700, mitochondrial, with amino-acid sequence MFDGMLHSRRRPPVIPFNQILSQLVKLKQYPGVISLYKQMLLHRISPNHYTLSIIIKCYSHLNRIGFSLSVFGNSFKLGLQHDVTTFNTLIHGFVLHNQLPEASRFLVKMLEEGHCKPNVVTFNVLIKGFCNTGNNIAAITLLSKMEKQGCMPDVVSYSSIIHSLCKYTHMDEALTLFSEMSSRGIAPNVVTYTCLIHGLCIIRQWKQAASLLEEMLHKGVFPDVHTFNTLVDTCSKEGNVVEAIRMIKMMIQRHIEPDTITYNSLMDCYCLRGEMEEARRVFDFMLDKGSMVDVRSCNTLINGYCKAKKVDKAYEIFKEMHCMELVPNTVTFNTLIDGLFKVGRLQEAQKLFSEMNCSGQLPDLQTYSILLDGLCNNQKLATALKLVEKMEASVLKPGVVTYNIIIEGLCKAGNIESARNIFSSLLSRGVQPNVRTYSIMIQGLCHQGLLVEAEKLLREMEGKGCPADDCTYNIIIRGLLNNNKTSLAVKLIEEMKKCGFYADASTTELIIGLLCKDSVDPVLLQFFV; translated from the coding sequence ATGTTCGATGGAATGCTTCACTCGCGTCGTCGGCCTCCTGTCATCCCTTTCAATCAGATATTGTCTCAGCTTGTGAAACTGAAACAATACCCAGGAGTCATATCCCTCTATAAACAAATGCTTCTGCATCGAATTTCTCCTAATCATTATACTCTGTCTATTATCATCAAATGCTATTCCCATTTGAATCGAATAGGTTTCAGTCTATCTGTCTTTGGGAATTCCTTCAAGTTGGGTCTCCAACATGATGTCACCACTTTCAACACTCTCATCCACGGTTTTGTTCTCCACAATCAATTGCCTGAGGCCTCACGATTTTTAGTCAAAATGCTGGAGGAAGGTCATTGTAAGCCCAATGTGGTTACTTTCAATGTTCTTATCAAGGGCTTCTGCAACACGGGAAACAACATTGCTGCCATTACTTTACTGAGTAAGATGGAAAAACAAGGATGCATGCCTGACGTTGTTTCTTATAGCAGCATCATTCACAGCCTATGCAAGTATACACACATGGATGAAGCACTGACGCTCTTTTCTGAAATGAGCAGCAGGGGGATTGCTCCAAATGTTGTCACCTACACCTGCTTGATTCACGGGCTTTGCATTATACGCCAGTGGAAACAAGCTGCAAGTTTGCTCGAAGAAATGTTGCATAAAGGTGTCTTTCCAGATGTCCACACCTTCAATACCTTGGTTGATACATGTAGTAAGGAAGGGAATGTGGTGGAAGCCATTAGAATGATTAAAATGATGATTCAGAGACATATTGAGCCTGATACAATCACATACAACTCACTTATGGACTGTTACTGTTTGCGTGGGGAAATGGAAGAGGCCAGACGAGTTTTTGATTTTATGCTTGACAAGGGCTCTATGGTTGATGTCCGGAGTTGTAACACGTTGATCAACGGATACTGCAAGGCCAAAAAGGTCGATAAGGCTTACGAGATTTTCAAGGAAATGCATTGTATGGAACTAGTTCCCAATACCGTCACTTTTAACACTCTCATTGATGGTCTTTTCAAAGTGGGGAGACTACAAGAGGCACAAAAGTTGTTCTCTGAGATGAATTGTTCCGGCCAGCTTCCAGATCTTCAAACATACAGTATTTTACTTGATGGCCTGTGTAACAACCAGAAACTTGCAACGGCATTAAAATTGGTTGAAAAGATGGAAGCCAGCGTATTGAAACCTGGTGTTGTAACTTAcaatataattattgaaggtTTGTGCAAAGCTGGAAATATAGAATCTGCGAGAAATATCTTCAGTAGTTTGTTGTCAAGAGGAGTTCAGCCAAATGTGAGAACATACAGTATAATGATTCAGGGACTTTGTCACCAGGGCTTATTAGTTGAAGCAGAAAAGTTGCTGAGAGAAATGGAAGGGAAAGGATGTCCGGCAGATGATTGCACCTATAACATCATTATCAGAGGCTTGTTAAATAACAACAAGACATCATTGGCTGTGAAACTtattgaagaaatgaagaagtgTGGTTTCTATGCAGATGCATCAACTACGGAATTGATAATTGGTTTACTGTGTAAGGATTCTGTGGATCCGGTTTTGTTGCAGTTTTTTGTATAG